The Mangifera indica cultivar Alphonso chromosome 8, CATAS_Mindica_2.1, whole genome shotgun sequence genome has a window encoding:
- the LOC123224315 gene encoding subtilisin-like protease SBT4.14, producing the protein MEERLMRILCFFFYQLLLIHCLLAAAPDEEEHSNLYVVYLGDTVNRDPLHQDDDDDSKIDQSHIEILTSVKLCLQPQSSSDAIENEAKESILYSYTKSFNAFAAKLSKDEVDKLMELDQVLSVYPNQYHKLQTTKSWDFIGLPLTARRNLKVESNIIVGLLDTGITPESESFQDTGFGPPPTKWKGSCKHYANFSGCNNKLIGAKYYKLDGTDDPNDILSPVDVEGHGTHTSSTAVGNHIANANLFGLAKGTARGAVPSARVAAYKVCWVSSGCSDVDILAGFNAAIHDGVDVISISIGGTNGNYSSDSIAIGSFHALKKGIITVASAGNDGPNLASVSNHAPWLVTVAASAINRQFRSKVELGSGKIISGIGLNSFEPKQKLYPLVNGADVARNDDQKESARFCISDSLDPAKVKGKLVFCQLEIWGVDSVVKGIGGVGTIVESELFLDTAQIFMAPGTMVNYSDGNIITSYINSTKKPLAVIYKTEQLEIPAPFIGSFSSRGPNPGSERILKPDIAAPGVDILAAYTPLKSLTGLEGDTQFSKFTIMSGTSMACPHVSGAAAYVKSFHPSWSPAAIKSAILTSATPMSRRMDRFAEFSYGVGQLNPHKAVSPGLIYDTDQMGYIQFLCHEGYNGSSLAAIVGSKSINCSSLIPGFGYDALNYPTMQVKLNNEKQPTTAIFRRTVTNVGTPISVYNATLKAPEGVEISVKPMSLSFSRRKQKRSFTVVVKANPVPASTQVLSGSLVWKSSRHVVRSPIVLYHAQA; encoded by the exons ATGGAGGAGAGGCTGATGAGaattttatgtttctttttttatcaactTCTTCTAATTCATTGTCTTCTTGCAGCTGCTCCTGATGAAGAAGAGCATTCG AATCTATATGTTGTTTACTTGGGAGATACGGTGAACCGGGATCCACTGCACCAGGACGATGACGATGATTCTAAGATTGATCAATCACACATCGAAATCCTCACATCCGTAAAACTATG TCTCCAGCCTCAATCCAGTTCCGATGCTATTGAAAATGAAGCGAAAGAGTCCATACTCTATAGCTATACAAAAAGTTTCAACGCATTTGCAGCAAAGCTATCAAAAGATGAAGTCGACAAATTGATGG aGCTGGACCAAGTGCTTTCTGTGTACCCGAATCAGTATCACAAGTTGCAGACGACAAAATCATGGGATTTCATCGGGCTTCCGCTAACAGCGAGGAGGAATTTGAAAGTAGAGAGTAATATAATTGTTGGTCTCCTGGATACAG GGATCACTCCAGAATCAGAAAGTTTTCAGGATACTGGGTTCGGTCCTCCGCCCACAAAATGGAAAGGAAGTTGTAAACACTACGCTAATTTCTCCGGATGCAACAA CAAGCTTATCGGAGCAAAATACTACAAACTGGATGGCACAGATGATCCTAACGACATCTTATCGCCTGTAGATGTGGAAGGCCATGGAACCCACACATCATCAACTGCGGTAGGAAATCATATAGCAAACGCAAACCTTTTTGGGCTAGCCAAGGGAACCGCACGCGGTGCAGTGCCAAGTGCTAGAGTGGCGGCCTACAAAGTATGTTGGGTCAGCTCAGGTTGCTCTGATGTTGACATACTTGCTGGATTTAATGCTGCTATTCATGATGGTGTGGACGTTATATCGATTTCCATTGGTGGCACCAATGGAAATTACTCCTCAGATTCAATAGCAATTGGTTCATTTCATGCCTTGAAGAAGGGAATTATTACTGTGGCTTCAGCTGGTAATGATGGCCCCAATTTGGCCAGTGTAAGTAACCACGCTCCGTGGCTTGTCACCGTTGCAGCTAGTGCCATTAATAGGCAGTTTAGGAGCAAAGTTGAGTTGGGCAGTGGCAAGATTATCTCA GGAATTGGTCTCAATTCATTTGAACCAAAGCAGAAACTATACCCCCTAGTTAATGGGGCTGATGTTGCCAGAAACGACGACCAAAAAGAGAGTGCAAG GTTCTGTATTTCGGACTCATTGGACCCTGCAAAGGTGAAGGGAAAGCTTGTTTTCTGCCAGCTAGAGATTTGGGGTGTTGATTCTGTTGTTAAAGGGATTGGAGGGGTAGGCACTATAGTTGAAAGTGAGCTATTTCTTGATACAGCCCAGATTTTTATGGCACCAGGGACCATGGTCAATTACAGCGATGGCAACATCATCACCAGCTATATTAATTCCACAAA GAAACCTTTAGCCGTTATATACAAAACCGAGCAATTAGAAATCCCTGCTCCGTTTATAGGTTCCTTTTCGTCCCGTGGCCCGAATCCTGGGTCAGAACGCATTCTTAAG CCTGATATTGCAGCACCAGGTGTTGACATCTTGGCAGCTTACACACCTTTGAAGTCACTAACCGGATTGGAAGGAGACACccagttttcaaaattcaccATCATGTCTGGGACTTCCATGGCTTGTCCTCATGTTTCCGGTGCAGCAGCCTACGTTAAGTCGTTTCATCCAAGTTGGAGCCCAGCAGCAATAAAATCGGCTATCTTGACCTCTG CTACACCTATGAGCCGGAGGATGGACCGTTTTGCTGAATTTTCATATGGTGTTGGCCAATTGAACCCACATAAAGCTGTGAGCCCTGGGTTAATTTACGATACAGATCAAATGGGTTACATCCAATTTTTGTGTCATGAGGGTTATAATGGATCATCTTTGGCTGCAATAGTTGGTTCGAAATCCATAAATTGTTCCTCATTAATTCCTGGATTTGGCTATGATGCTCTTAACTATCCAACAATGCAAGTAAAAttgaataatgaaaaacaacCGACCACTGCAATTTTTCGGAGGACAGTTACCAATGTAGGCACTCCTATTTCCGTCTACAATGCCACGTTAAAAGCTCCAGAAGGAGTGGAAATCTCTGTCAAGCCTATGAGTCTTTCCTTCTCTCGCAGGAAGCAGAAAAGGAGTTTCACAGTTGTGGTGAAAGCAAATCCAGTGCCGGCTTCTACACAAGTGTTGTCAGGCTCACTTGTATGGAAAAGCTCTCGACATGTTGTTAGGAGTCCTATTGTTCTTTATCATGCACAGGCATAA
- the LOC123224483 gene encoding subtilisin-like protease SBT1.1, whose amino-acid sequence MMLKMCLLLIAFMAMASSSIATTSKQYIIHMDRTRMAALGNHSLSSSKQFYQAMLNSITELSSQTDAQEQKNIPSKVLYGYETVFSGFAAKLSTKQLDLLKQVDAFISATPDEFLTLHTTYSPKFLGLEIGKGLWNPTYLASDVIIGVIDTGIWPEHVSFQDTRMTPPPSKWKGVCEAGTNFSQSLCNNKLIGARAFFEGYESLYGRIDETLDYRSARDSQGHGTHTASTAAGNMVANASFLSLANGSAAGMSYTSRIAAYKACWITGLFRCVYSDLLAAIDKAVADGVDVLSISIGDAQPKNFYEDSIAIASFEATRNGVFVSCSAGNSGPFSSTVDNTAPWITTVAANYIDRSFLAIVKLGNGQSFQGSTLYFGNATNQLPLVYGKSAGGEGAEYCVEGSLNKTLVKGKIVVCQRGQNSGTATGEQVKLAGGAGMILLNIINEVEEIVAEPHVLPAAEVGPSSAVNITNYLNSTKDPTASVAFEGTVFGKPAPVMAAFSSRGPSPVAPQVIKPDVTAPGVDILAAWPSKTSASELFNIISGTSMSCPHVSGLAALLKSAHKDWSPAAIKSALMTTAYTLNNKGAPISDAGSYHSVATPFAYGSGHVDPERASDPGIIYDLTTEDYLNFLCSLNYSSSQISVFSKGNFTCPKAGAFQPSDLNYPSFAVNFKGNAPNITEIHQRTVTNVGRPECSYAVQVEQPSGVLMSVKPETLSFQKLGEKLNYKVTFVSLKRPTATLFSPSFGSLTWVYGKYRVRSPIAVTWK is encoded by the coding sequence ATGATGCTAAAGATGTGTTTGTTGTTGATAGCCTTCATGGCCATGGCTAGCTCATCCATTGCTACTACAAGCAAACAATACATAATTCACATGGACAGGACCAGGATGGCAGCGCTAGGTAATCATTCTCTCAGCAGTTCCAAACAATTTTATCAAGCAATGCTCAATTCCATCACCGAATTGTCATCCCAAACCGATGCACAGGAACAAAAAAACATACCTTCTAAGGTCCTTTATGGGTATGAAACTGTTTTTTCTGGTTTTGCGGCAAAACTCTCGACAAAACAActtgatttattaaaacaagTCGATGCTTTTATCTCTGCCACTCCTGATGAATTTCTAACTCTCCACACCACATACTCCCCCAAGTTTCTTGGCCTAGAGATTGGGAAAGGACTCTGGAATCCTACATACTTAGCATCAGATGTGATAATTGGGGTTATAGATACTGGAATCTGGCCAGAACACGTCAGTTTTCAAGATACAAGAATGACTCCACCGCCTTCTAAATGGAAAGGCGTTTGCGAAGCAGGTACCAACTTTTCACAATCACTTTGCAACAACAAGCTCATTGGTGCAAGAGCCTTCTTCGAAGGCTATGAGTCCCTTTATGGAAGAATCGATGAAACATTGGATTATCGATCTGCCCGAGATTCACAAGGTCATGGTACACACACGGCATCAACTGCGGCTGGTAATATGGTAGCAAATGCCAGTTTTCTTAGCTTAGCGAATGGCTCTGCTGCTGGAATGAGCTACACATCAAGAATTGCTGCTTACAAAGCCTGCTGGATAACTGGGCTTTTTCGCTGTGTTTACTCTGATTTACTAGCTGCAATTGACAAAGCTGTTGCTGATGGGGTTGATGTGTTATCAATCTCTATAGGAGACGCACAACCAAAGAATTTTTATGAGGACAGTATAGCTATAGCCTCATTTGAAGCAACTCGAAATGGGGTTTTTGTTTCATGTTCAGCAGGCAATTCGGGCCCGTTTAGTTCAACTGTTGACAATACCGCACCATGGATTACTACAGTGGCCGCAAACTACATTGATCGAAGTTTCTTGGCTATTGTCAAGCTTGGCAATGGACAATCTTTTCAAGGTTCAACGTTATATTTTGGTAATGCAACAAATCAACTGCCGCTTGTCTATGGAAAAAGTGCAGGAGGCGAAGGAGCTGAATATTGTGTTGAGGGTTCACTCAACAAAACGCTTGTGAAAGGGAAGATTGTTGTTTGCCAAAGAGGGCAAAATAGCGGAACTGCAACAGGAGAGCAAGTAAAATTAGCTGGAGGAGCTGGAATGATAttactaaatattattaatgaagtTGAAGAAATTGTGGCTGAACCCCACGTTCTGCCAGCTGCTGAAGTAGGACCCTCATCAGCTGTAAACATTACCAACTATTTGAACTCCACAAAAGATCCAACTGCTTCCGTTGCTTTCGAAGGAACAGTTTTTGGTAAACCTGCACCAGTGATGGCTGCTTTCTCGTCACGAGGTCCAAGTCCCGTTGCACCGCAAGTGATCAAACCAGATGTGACTGCACCAGGGGTGGACATATTGGCTGCATGGCCCTCGAAGACCAGCGCAAGTGAACTATTCAACATAATTTCAGGTACTTCAATGTCCTGTCCTCATGTTAGTGGCCTGGCTGCCCTTCTCAAGTCAGCCCACAAAGATTGGTCACCAGCCGCCATTAAATCAGCTCTAATGACTACAGCATATACTCTAAACAACAAAGGGGCTCCAATTTCTGATGCTGGTTCATACCACTCTGTGGCTACACCTTTTGCCTATGGTTCAGGCCATGTTGACCCAGAAAGGGCTTCTGATCCAGGAATAATCTATGATTTAACCACTGAAGATTATCTAAACTTTTTATGTAGTCTAAATTACAGTTCTTCTCAGATATCTGTATTTTCAAAGGGGAATTTCACTTGTCCTAAAGCTGGAGCCTTTCAGCCAAGTGACTTGAATTACCCTTCCTTTGCAGTGAATTTCAAGGGAAATGCCCCAAATATTACTGAGATACACCAGAGGACAGTGACAAATGTTGGTCGTCCTGAGTGTTCTTATGCGGTTCAAGTTGAGCAGCCCAGTGGAGTATTGATGAGTGTGAAGCCTGAGACTTTAAGTTTTCAGAAGTTGGGGGAGAAATTGAACTACAAGGTGACTTTTGTTTCCTTAAAACGACCAACAGCAACATTGTTTAGTCCATCTTTTGGATCCTTAACTTGGGTTTATGGTAAATATAGAGTAAGAAGCCCCATAGCAGTAACTTGGAAGTAG